The Lepisosteus oculatus isolate fLepOcu1 chromosome 4, fLepOcu1.hap2, whole genome shotgun sequence genome window below encodes:
- the hk1 gene encoding hexokinase-1 isoform X2 yields the protein MESDEEIPPHIDKYLYAMRFSDETLLDVMARFRRELENGLTRDTNPTASVKMLPTFVRSIPDGSEKGDFIALDLGGSNFRILRVKVSHEKRQTVQMESQIYDTPEDIMHGSGTRLFDHVAECLGDFMEKQKIKDKKLPVGFTFSFPCAQTKLDEGVLLTWTKRFKASGVEGMDVVKLLNKAIKKRGDYDADIMAVVNDTVGTMMTCGFDDQRCEVGIIIGTGTNACYMEEMRHIDLVEGDEGRMCINTEWGAFGDDGSLEDLRTEFDREIDRGSLNPGKQLFEKMVSGMYMGELVRLILVKMAKEGLLFEGRITPELLTKGKFETKHVSAIEKSKEGLAKAKDILTRLGVEPSHEDCIAVQHVCTIVSFRSANLIAATLGAILTKLRDNKGVARLRTTVGIDGSLYKMHPQYSRRLHKTVRRLVPDSDVRFLLSESGSGKGAAMVTAVAYRLADQARQIKQTMDEFRLTQAQLLEVKKRMRTEIENGLGKKTHGTATVKMLPTFVRSTPDGTEHGDFLALDLGGTNFRVLLVKIRSGKRRTVEMHNKIYAIPIEVMQGTGEELFDHIVHCISDFLDYMGMKNARLPLGFTFSFPCKQTSLDAGILVNWTKGFKATDCEGEDVVGLLREGIKRREEFDLDVVAIVNDTVGTMMTCAYEEPTCEIGLIAGTGSNACYMEEMRNIETVEGDQGRMCVNMEWGAFGDNGCLDDIRTQYDRAVDELSLNPGKQRYEKMCSGMYLGEIVRNILIDLTKRGFLFRGQISETLKTRGIFETKFLSQIESDRLALLQVRAILQQLGLDSTCDDSIVVKEVCGTVSRRAAQICGAGMAAVVDKIRENRGLDKLDITVGVDGTLYKLHPHFSKIMHQTVKELAPKCSVNFLLSEDGSGKGAALITAVGCRLREQEQQK from the exons AAAAGGGAGACTTTATAGCTTTGGATCTGGGAGGATCTAACTTTCGGATTTTGCGCGTGAAGGTCTCTCACGAGAAGAGACAGACAGTCCAGATGGAAAGCCAGATTTACGACACGCCCGAAGACATCATGCATGGCAGTGGGACACGG CTGTTTGACCATGTTGCTGAATGCCTGGGAGATtttatggaaaaacaaaaaatcaaagaCAAGAAGCTTCCTGTGGGATTCACCTTTTCCTTCCCCTGTGCACAAACCAAGCTGGACGAG GGTGTTTTGCTCACATGGACCAAGCGTTTCAAGGCAAGTGGTGTGGAGGGAATGGATGTGGTGAAACTACTGAACAAGGCCATTAAGAAGCGAGGG GATTATGATGCTGACATTATGGCTGTGGTCAATGACACAGTTGGAACTATGATGACCTGTGGATTTGATGACCAGCGATGTGAAGTTGGGATCATTATAG GCACTGGCACCAATGCGTGCTACATGGAGGAGATGAGGCACATTGACCTGGTGGAAGGGGACGAGGGCCGGATGTGCATCAACACTGAATGGGGAGCGTTTGGGGATGACGGCTCACTTGAGGACCTCCGAACAGAGTTTGACAGAGAGATTGATAGAGGATCCCTCAATCCAGGAAAACAACT GTTTGAAAAGATGGTCAGTGGGATGTACATGGGTGAGCTTGTGCGCCTCATCCTTGTAAAAATGGCCAAAGAAGGGCTCCTCTTTGAAGGGAGAATCACCCCCGAGCTCCTCACCAAGGGGAAATTTGAAACAAAGCACGTGTCAGCTATAGAGAA AAGCAAGGAGGGCTTGGCCAAAGCGAAGGACATCCTGACCAGGCTGGGCGTGGAGCCGTCGCATGAGGACTGCATCGCAGTGCAGCACGTGTGCACCATTGTCTCGTTCCGATCGGCCAACCTGATCGCCGCCACGCTGGGCGCCATCCTCACTAAGCTGCGGGACAACAAGGGCGTGGCCCGCCTGCGTACCACCGTGGGCATTGATGGCTCCCTCTACAAGATGCACCCCCA GTACTCCAGGCGCCTGCACAAGACGGTGCGCCGGCTGGTCCCCGACTCGGACGTGCGCTTCCTGCTCTCCGAGAGCGGCAGCGGGAAGGGCGCCGCCATGGTGACGGCGGTGGCCTACCGGCTGGCGGATCAGGCCCGGCAGATCAAGCAGACTATGGATGAGTTCCGGCTGACCCAGGCCCAGCTGCTGGAGGTGAAGAAGAGGATGAGGACAGAGATAGAGAACGGGCTGGGCAAGAAGACCCATGGGACCGCCACTGTCAAGATGCTGCCCACCTTCGTGCGCAGCACTCCTGATGGGACAG AACACGGAGACTTCTTAGCACTGGATCTGGGAGGGACTAACTTCAGGGTGCTGCTGGTCAAAATCCGCAGTGGCAAGAGACGCACAGTGGAGATGCACAATAAAATATATGCCATTCCCATAGAAGTCATGCAAGGAACTGGAGAGGAG CTGTTTGATCACATTGTCCACTGCATCTCGGACTTCCTGGATTACATGGGGATGAAGAACGCCCGCCTGCCTCTGGGGTTCACCTTTTCTTTCCCATGCAAGCAGACCAGTCTAGACGCG GGAATCCTTGTAAATTGGACCAAAGGCTTCAAAGCAACCGACTGCGAGGGGGAGGACGTGGTGGGATTGCTCCGCGAAGGCATCAAGAGGCGAGAG GAGTTTGATCTGGATGTTGTGGCCATAGTGAATGACACTGTGGGGACGATGATGACGTGTGCGTATGAGGAGCCGACGTGTGAGATAGGTCTGATTGCGG GAACGGGCAGTAATGCGTGTTACATGGAGGAGATGAGGAACATCGAGACAGTGGAGGGAGACCAGGGCCGCATGTGCGTCAACATGGAGTGGGGTGCATTTGGAGACAACGGCTGTCTGGATGACATCAGGACCCAGTACGACCGGGCAGTGGACGAACTTTCGCTGAATCCTGGGAAACAAAG ATATGAAAAAATGTGTAGTGGGATGTACCTGGGAGAAATTGTGCGGAACATTTTGATCGACCTGACAAAGAGGGGGTTCCtcttcagaggtcagatttCTGAGACGCTAAAGACCAGAGGCATCTTTGAGACGAAGTTTCTGTCCCAGATTGAGAG TGACCGCCTGGCCCTCCTCCAGGTCCGAGCCATCCTGCAGCAGCTGGGCCTGGACAGCACGTGCGACGACAGTATCGTCGTGAAGGAGGTGTGCGGCACGGTGTCTCGCCGAGCGGCGCAGATCTGCGGGGCCGGGATGGCCGCTGTCGTGGACAAGATCCGTGAGAACCGGGGGCTGGACAAGCTGGACATCACCGTGGGGGTTGACGGGACTCTCTACAAGCTGCATCCACA CTTCTCGAAGATAATGCACCAGACGGTGAAGGAGCTGGCCCCGAAGTGCAGCGTGAACTTCCTCCTGTCGGAAGACGGCAGCGGGAAAGGCGCGGCTCTGATCACGGCCGTAGGCTGCCGCTTGCGGGAACAGGAGCAGCAGAAATGA
- the hk1 gene encoding hexokinase-1 isoform X1 — translation MIAAQLLAYYFTELKDDQVKKIDKYLYAMRFSDETLLDVMARFRRELENGLTRDTNPTASVKMLPTFVRSIPDGSEKGDFIALDLGGSNFRILRVKVSHEKRQTVQMESQIYDTPEDIMHGSGTRLFDHVAECLGDFMEKQKIKDKKLPVGFTFSFPCAQTKLDEGVLLTWTKRFKASGVEGMDVVKLLNKAIKKRGDYDADIMAVVNDTVGTMMTCGFDDQRCEVGIIIGTGTNACYMEEMRHIDLVEGDEGRMCINTEWGAFGDDGSLEDLRTEFDREIDRGSLNPGKQLFEKMVSGMYMGELVRLILVKMAKEGLLFEGRITPELLTKGKFETKHVSAIEKSKEGLAKAKDILTRLGVEPSHEDCIAVQHVCTIVSFRSANLIAATLGAILTKLRDNKGVARLRTTVGIDGSLYKMHPQYSRRLHKTVRRLVPDSDVRFLLSESGSGKGAAMVTAVAYRLADQARQIKQTMDEFRLTQAQLLEVKKRMRTEIENGLGKKTHGTATVKMLPTFVRSTPDGTEHGDFLALDLGGTNFRVLLVKIRSGKRRTVEMHNKIYAIPIEVMQGTGEELFDHIVHCISDFLDYMGMKNARLPLGFTFSFPCKQTSLDAGILVNWTKGFKATDCEGEDVVGLLREGIKRREEFDLDVVAIVNDTVGTMMTCAYEEPTCEIGLIAGTGSNACYMEEMRNIETVEGDQGRMCVNMEWGAFGDNGCLDDIRTQYDRAVDELSLNPGKQRYEKMCSGMYLGEIVRNILIDLTKRGFLFRGQISETLKTRGIFETKFLSQIESDRLALLQVRAILQQLGLDSTCDDSIVVKEVCGTVSRRAAQICGAGMAAVVDKIRENRGLDKLDITVGVDGTLYKLHPHFSKIMHQTVKELAPKCSVNFLLSEDGSGKGAALITAVGCRLREQEQQK, via the exons AAAAGGGAGACTTTATAGCTTTGGATCTGGGAGGATCTAACTTTCGGATTTTGCGCGTGAAGGTCTCTCACGAGAAGAGACAGACAGTCCAGATGGAAAGCCAGATTTACGACACGCCCGAAGACATCATGCATGGCAGTGGGACACGG CTGTTTGACCATGTTGCTGAATGCCTGGGAGATtttatggaaaaacaaaaaatcaaagaCAAGAAGCTTCCTGTGGGATTCACCTTTTCCTTCCCCTGTGCACAAACCAAGCTGGACGAG GGTGTTTTGCTCACATGGACCAAGCGTTTCAAGGCAAGTGGTGTGGAGGGAATGGATGTGGTGAAACTACTGAACAAGGCCATTAAGAAGCGAGGG GATTATGATGCTGACATTATGGCTGTGGTCAATGACACAGTTGGAACTATGATGACCTGTGGATTTGATGACCAGCGATGTGAAGTTGGGATCATTATAG GCACTGGCACCAATGCGTGCTACATGGAGGAGATGAGGCACATTGACCTGGTGGAAGGGGACGAGGGCCGGATGTGCATCAACACTGAATGGGGAGCGTTTGGGGATGACGGCTCACTTGAGGACCTCCGAACAGAGTTTGACAGAGAGATTGATAGAGGATCCCTCAATCCAGGAAAACAACT GTTTGAAAAGATGGTCAGTGGGATGTACATGGGTGAGCTTGTGCGCCTCATCCTTGTAAAAATGGCCAAAGAAGGGCTCCTCTTTGAAGGGAGAATCACCCCCGAGCTCCTCACCAAGGGGAAATTTGAAACAAAGCACGTGTCAGCTATAGAGAA AAGCAAGGAGGGCTTGGCCAAAGCGAAGGACATCCTGACCAGGCTGGGCGTGGAGCCGTCGCATGAGGACTGCATCGCAGTGCAGCACGTGTGCACCATTGTCTCGTTCCGATCGGCCAACCTGATCGCCGCCACGCTGGGCGCCATCCTCACTAAGCTGCGGGACAACAAGGGCGTGGCCCGCCTGCGTACCACCGTGGGCATTGATGGCTCCCTCTACAAGATGCACCCCCA GTACTCCAGGCGCCTGCACAAGACGGTGCGCCGGCTGGTCCCCGACTCGGACGTGCGCTTCCTGCTCTCCGAGAGCGGCAGCGGGAAGGGCGCCGCCATGGTGACGGCGGTGGCCTACCGGCTGGCGGATCAGGCCCGGCAGATCAAGCAGACTATGGATGAGTTCCGGCTGACCCAGGCCCAGCTGCTGGAGGTGAAGAAGAGGATGAGGACAGAGATAGAGAACGGGCTGGGCAAGAAGACCCATGGGACCGCCACTGTCAAGATGCTGCCCACCTTCGTGCGCAGCACTCCTGATGGGACAG AACACGGAGACTTCTTAGCACTGGATCTGGGAGGGACTAACTTCAGGGTGCTGCTGGTCAAAATCCGCAGTGGCAAGAGACGCACAGTGGAGATGCACAATAAAATATATGCCATTCCCATAGAAGTCATGCAAGGAACTGGAGAGGAG CTGTTTGATCACATTGTCCACTGCATCTCGGACTTCCTGGATTACATGGGGATGAAGAACGCCCGCCTGCCTCTGGGGTTCACCTTTTCTTTCCCATGCAAGCAGACCAGTCTAGACGCG GGAATCCTTGTAAATTGGACCAAAGGCTTCAAAGCAACCGACTGCGAGGGGGAGGACGTGGTGGGATTGCTCCGCGAAGGCATCAAGAGGCGAGAG GAGTTTGATCTGGATGTTGTGGCCATAGTGAATGACACTGTGGGGACGATGATGACGTGTGCGTATGAGGAGCCGACGTGTGAGATAGGTCTGATTGCGG GAACGGGCAGTAATGCGTGTTACATGGAGGAGATGAGGAACATCGAGACAGTGGAGGGAGACCAGGGCCGCATGTGCGTCAACATGGAGTGGGGTGCATTTGGAGACAACGGCTGTCTGGATGACATCAGGACCCAGTACGACCGGGCAGTGGACGAACTTTCGCTGAATCCTGGGAAACAAAG ATATGAAAAAATGTGTAGTGGGATGTACCTGGGAGAAATTGTGCGGAACATTTTGATCGACCTGACAAAGAGGGGGTTCCtcttcagaggtcagatttCTGAGACGCTAAAGACCAGAGGCATCTTTGAGACGAAGTTTCTGTCCCAGATTGAGAG TGACCGCCTGGCCCTCCTCCAGGTCCGAGCCATCCTGCAGCAGCTGGGCCTGGACAGCACGTGCGACGACAGTATCGTCGTGAAGGAGGTGTGCGGCACGGTGTCTCGCCGAGCGGCGCAGATCTGCGGGGCCGGGATGGCCGCTGTCGTGGACAAGATCCGTGAGAACCGGGGGCTGGACAAGCTGGACATCACCGTGGGGGTTGACGGGACTCTCTACAAGCTGCATCCACA CTTCTCGAAGATAATGCACCAGACGGTGAAGGAGCTGGCCCCGAAGTGCAGCGTGAACTTCCTCCTGTCGGAAGACGGCAGCGGGAAAGGCGCGGCTCTGATCACGGCCGTAGGCTGCCGCTTGCGGGAACAGGAGCAGCAGAAATGA